The bacterium DNA segment TAACAGATGTTTATCTTTTTTAAAAGGGAAAGTCCTAACAGATAAAAGAGCAGAAATTTTATAATCACATAAATATGGTAAAGAACTTCTCTACTCATAGGATTAGTATAGCACAATTTTAATAGCCATTTCTTTTTTTATTCTTTACCTTTTCCCTTCCCATATGAAGGGGGGAATTGCTTTTTCCTTCTACCTAAGCGAGAGAAGGGCAGGATGAGGGGGAAAAGAGCAGGAAAGGTCTCACCCTCCCCTCAATCCCCTCCCCTCAAGGGAGAGGGAATTGTTAAAAATTCCTCTTCTCAAGGGAGAGAGGAAGAGAATTTGAAGTATTACCTGTCTACCCTGTCCGTATGAAACATTGACGGAATAAGGATTTGAGATATAATACTTTGAAATAAATAAAAGGAGTGTGAGATGGAAATAACATGGAAATGGGCTGCGTGTGGATATACTTTAATGGGATATAAATCTACAGAAGAGGTTATAAGTTTATGTAAATACGCTGGAATTTCTGCTATTGAGATGAATACTGGTTTTATAAATGGTAAAGATAATAAAGAAATTGAAAAGATGGCACAGGATTATAAGAACAATAATATCATTTTATATAGTTTTCATCTTCCTTTTACTGAAGACGATGATATCTCTGCTTTTTATGAAATAAAACGGAAAGAGGTTGTGAAAAAGATGTCCAGATTGATAGAACAGGTATCTATACTTGGCAATAAAGTTGTAATTCTACATCCTACAACAAATTATTCTGATGTAAATACAGAAGGTATTGACCGTTATCTCTATCAACTCGGTAGAAGTTTAGAAGTTTTACTACCTGAAGCAGAGAAATTGAATCTTACAATAGCAATAGAAAATATGCCTCCGAACTCTTCAGGCACTCGCTTTGGTTCTCTGCCAGAACACTTTACAATAATGACGAAGAAGTTCTCACATCCTAACTTTGGTTTTTGTTTGGATACAGGTCATGCCAATATCTCAGTTGGACAGGATGGCCCTAATATATTTTTTGAGGTAATGAAAAAAAATATTGTGGCTTTCCACTTACAGGATAATCCAGGAGATAGAGACCTTCATATCGCACCAGGATATGGTAGAGTTAACTGGAAAGATGTATTTACAAAGATGTCAGCAATCCGATTCACTCATCCTGCCTGTATTGAAACACCTCCGTTTGGATATTTAATAAATTCAACATACACACCTGACGACTGGAGAGAACTTTTTGATAAGGTTGATTCCCTCGCCAGAAATATATTAAAATAGTTATATGAAAATAGAAACGTTGTATAATGCCTTCAATTCATTGGGAAGGATGTTACAAAATTCTGCAATACAATATAAGAACAGACCTGCTGTAATTTTTCACAGAGGAGTTACTACATATCAGAAGATTGAAGAAACCTCAAACAAAATAGCGAATTTTCTTTTCACACAGGGAGTAAAAAAAGGAGACCGCGTAGCACTTTATTGTATAAACTCACCCTACTTTATTTCTATATACTTTGGTATTGTGAAGACAGGGGCTACAGTTGTCCCGATAAATCTGCTTTTAAGTGCAGAAGAGGTCCAGTTTATTCTCTCTGATTCAGGGGCGAAAGGGATTTTTTATTTTGAAGCATTTGAAAACAATATCCACCTTATAAAGGATAATCTTCCAGAAATGAGATTTATGGTTGCGATTGGTAAATCATCTATTGAAAAAGCAATACCAGTAGAAAAAATAATAATTGAAGAGAGAGATACCTTTGAAATACCTGAACTAAATCAGAACGAGGATGTAGCGGCAATACTCTATACCTCAGGAACAACTGGCTATCCTAAAGGAGCAATGTTAACACACAGAAATCTTCTTTTTAATGTTAATTCAATTCTTCAGGTGCTGAACGTAGACGAGAATGATGTTTTCTTAACAGTACTGCCTTTATTCCATGCTTTTGGAGCAACTGCAGGTATGATTTCCCCTGTAGCGGTAGGTGCAACTATTGTCGCAGTCCCAAAGTTTGCACCTGTTGAGATAGCAGAAGTAATAAAAGAAACAAAAGCCACTATTTTT contains these protein-coding regions:
- a CDS encoding sugar phosphate isomerase/epimerase, with protein sequence MEITWKWAACGYTLMGYKSTEEVISLCKYAGISAIEMNTGFINGKDNKEIEKMAQDYKNNNIILYSFHLPFTEDDDISAFYEIKRKEVVKKMSRLIEQVSILGNKVVILHPTTNYSDVNTEGIDRYLYQLGRSLEVLLPEAEKLNLTIAIENMPPNSSGTRFGSLPEHFTIMTKKFSHPNFGFCLDTGHANISVGQDGPNIFFEVMKKNIVAFHLQDNPGDRDLHIAPGYGRVNWKDVFTKMSAIRFTHPACIETPPFGYLINSTYTPDDWRELFDKVDSLARNILK
- a CDS encoding long-chain fatty acid--CoA ligase, with the translated sequence MKIETLYNAFNSLGRMLQNSAIQYKNRPAVIFHRGVTTYQKIEETSNKIANFLFTQGVKKGDRVALYCINSPYFISIYFGIVKTGATVVPINLLLSAEEVQFILSDSGAKGIFYFEAFENNIHLIKDNLPEMRFMVAIGKSSIEKAIPVEKIIIEERDTFEIPELNQNEDVAAILYTSGTTGYPKGAMLTHRNLLFNVNSILQVLNVDENDVFLTVLPLFHAFGATAGMISPVAVGATIVAVPKFAPVEIAEVIKETKATIFLGVPSMYKLLADLHDEYNFHLSSLRFCISGGDALPLHTLQRFEEKYNVMIYEGDGPTECSPVTAVNPIGGMRKIGSIGKVVPGVEMKIIDDNGNELKTGEVGEIVVRGENVMKGYFNRPEDTKEAFWGEYFRTGDMGYKDEDDYFYIVDRKKDMVIVSGMNVYPRMVENVIRKHPAVLEVAVVGAPHPLHNEVPRAVIVLKNGATASEKEIIHFCSKHLGRHEVPRIVDFVSELPKTPTGKVLKRILRSGTKKFHD